The following is a genomic window from Candidatus Eisenbacteria bacterium.
CGCTCTTGCTCGCTCGGCGGGCCGACCTCCCCCTCCGGGCCTGATCGACGAGGCCGGGTACCCGCCCCCTCGACAACGGAGCCGAAGGCTCCCGCCCCTCGGGGGCGGGTGGCCGAGCGATCGGAGCCGAGAACGCGCGGGGGGGCGGCGGCAGAGCTTCGGATCTACACGCGCGGGGGGGTGATTGTCTTCTGCGCCTGATAACGACCTCCCTTGTCTCGATACGAGACCTCGCACGGTTCCGCCGCCTGCAGGAAGATCACCTGCGCGATCCCCTCGTTCGCGTAGATCCGAGCCGGACGGGGGGTCGTGTTCGAGATGCCGAGCGTCGCGTGCCCTTCCCACTCCGGCTCGAAGGGGGTCACGTTCACCACGATCCCGGAGCGCGCGTAGGTCGACTTCCCAAAACCGATCGCGAGGATGTCGCGCGGAATCCGGAAGTACTCGATGGTCCTTCCAAGGACGAAGGAATGGGGCGGAAGGTCGAGCGCGTCCCCCCGATGATCGACGAACGCATCCTCGCGCACTTGTTTCGGATCCATCCGGTCGCATCCTTCACCCGTGAAGATCTTGAACTCGCCCGCGAGCCGGACATCGTATCCATACGAAGAGAGACCGAAGGAGACCAACCCCGGACGCGCGCCCCCTTCCTCGAAGGGTTCGATCATTCGAGCCTCAAGCGCCATCCTTCGAATCCAGCGGTCCGGCTGCACCGACATGCCTTCCTCCCTCCTCGTGCGGTCCTATTCGATACGGAGCGCGGCTCCCTGCTCCCGCGGAAGGGGCGCCACGTCCTCCGCGCGGCTCTCCCCCCGGCGCTCGATCCGCACGCGGACCGAAGAGGCTCCCTTGCCGCTTCCGTAGGACGCCGTGATCGCGGCCGCGAGGCGGAGATCCTCCTCGGTCGGTTCTCCTTGCACGATGGCGACCGGGCCGCGGATATCTTCCGCCTCCAGCCTCCATCCGAGGCGCGCGTGAAAATGAA
Proteins encoded in this region:
- a CDS encoding dCTP deaminase, giving the protein MSVQPDRWIRRMALEARMIEPFEEGGARPGLVSFGLSSYGYDVRLAGEFKIFTGEGCDRMDPKQVREDAFVDHRGDALDLPPHSFVLGRTIEYFRIPRDILAIGFGKSTYARSGIVVNVTPFEPEWEGHATLGISNTTPRPARIYANEGIAQVIFLQAAEPCEVSYRDKGGRYQAQKTITPPRV